One window of the Candidatus Falkowbacteria bacterium genome contains the following:
- the gatA gene encoding Asp-tRNA(Asn)/Glu-tRNA(Gln) amidotransferase subunit GatA — MKLNTLTIADAHEGLSKKQFSAVELAKSCFDSIREQDNDLNAFITITEDQAYTQAEKVDKKFKKDGKLNVLEGVPVAIKDNIMVDGVKATAGSKILSTYIATYDATAIRKLKDQGAVIIGKTNCDEFAMGGSGETSHFGPTKNPHNLEKVPGGSSSGSAAAVAANEAIYALGSDTGGSVRQPGSLCGVVGFKPTYGRTSRYGLMAMASSFDQIGTLTKTVKDAAYVYEKIAGLDKFDSTTVDKQPLVINNLEKDIKGLKIGIPSEYFIKGMDPEVEKVVKKAISKLSKLGAELVDISLPRTKYALATYYVLMPAEVSSNLARYDGVRYGYRAEAGNLLEMYLESRRKGFGEEARRRIMLGTYVLSSGYYDAYYKKAQQVRRLIKEDFDQAFEMVDCIVTPTSPTVAFNIGEKFDDPLTMYLSDVFTVSANVAGLPGISIPCGQVKKLPVGLQFLGKHFDEQTLLNVAHQVEQII, encoded by the coding sequence ATGAAACTCAATACTCTTACAATTGCAGATGCTCACGAAGGACTTAGCAAAAAACAGTTTTCCGCTGTGGAATTGGCTAAATCCTGTTTTGATTCTATTCGAGAGCAAGATAATGATTTGAATGCGTTCATTACCATAACAGAAGATCAAGCGTATACACAGGCTGAGAAAGTTGATAAAAAATTCAAAAAAGACGGCAAGCTTAATGTTCTAGAAGGTGTTCCAGTCGCGATCAAAGATAATATTATGGTTGATGGAGTAAAAGCAACTGCAGGTTCGAAAATTTTATCGACATACATTGCAACATATGATGCGACCGCAATTAGAAAGCTAAAAGATCAAGGCGCGGTTATTATAGGAAAAACTAATTGTGATGAGTTTGCAATGGGCGGTTCCGGAGAAACTTCACATTTCGGGCCAACCAAAAACCCACATAATTTAGAAAAGGTTCCCGGTGGATCGTCTAGTGGTAGTGCAGCTGCTGTGGCAGCCAATGAGGCAATCTATGCTTTGGGTTCGGATACGGGTGGATCTGTTCGACAGCCAGGATCATTGTGCGGAGTTGTTGGATTTAAACCTACTTATGGACGTACTTCTCGTTATGGTCTCATGGCGATGGCTTCTAGTTTTGATCAGATTGGAACTTTGACGAAGACGGTCAAAGACGCTGCTTATGTATACGAAAAAATTGCTGGTTTAGATAAGTTTGATTCAACAACTGTGGATAAACAACCTCTGGTGATTAACAATTTAGAAAAAGATATCAAAGGTTTAAAAATTGGTATCCCAAGTGAATATTTTATCAAGGGTATGGATCCTGAAGTAGAAAAAGTTGTTAAAAAGGCTATTAGTAAATTGTCTAAGCTTGGCGCTGAGTTGGTTGACATCAGTTTACCAAGAACCAAGTACGCCTTAGCTACATATTATGTTTTAATGCCAGCGGAAGTATCTTCTAATTTAGCTCGTTATGACGGAGTGCGTTATGGTTATCGAGCTGAGGCAGGGAATTTATTAGAAATGTATTTGGAAAGTCGACGAAAGGGTTTTGGAGAAGAAGCGCGTCGACGGATTATGTTAGGAACTTATGTTTTGTCTTCGGGTTATTATGATGCTTATTATAAAAAAGCTCAGCAGGTTCGACGTTTAATAAAAGAAGATTTTGATCAAGCTTTTGAAATGGTTGATTGTATTGTTACTCCAACTTCACCGACAGTAGCTTTTAATATTGGTGAAAAATTTGACGATCCGCTGACTATGTATTTGTCCGATGTTTTTACGGTTTCTGCTAATGTTGCTGGGTTGCCTGGAATTTCAATTCCTTGTGGCCAAGTAAAAAAGTTGCCGGTTGGCTTACAGTTTTTGGGCAAGCATTTTGATGAGCAAACCTTATTAAATGTTGCGCACCAAGTTGAGCAAATTATTTAA
- the gatC gene encoding Asp-tRNA(Asn)/Glu-tRNA(Gln) amidotransferase subunit GatC, translating to MSIDKEHIEHLANLARLGITEEEKEKYAEQISTILDYFGQLKELNTDNVEPLTHVFDLNNITREDKVVQICDPEKVLAEAPELSKKQVKVKAVFVEKD from the coding sequence ATGTCTATAGATAAAGAACATATTGAGCACCTAGCCAATTTGGCTCGGTTAGGTATTACTGAAGAAGAAAAAGAGAAATATGCTGAGCAGATTTCTACTATTTTAGATTATTTTGGACAACTCAAGGAATTAAACACAGATAACGTGGAACCACTTACCCACGTTTTTGATTTGAATAATATAACTCGCGAAGATAAAGTTGTTCAGATTTGTGATCCGGAAAAAGTTTTGGCTGAGGCTCCGGAGCTAAGCAAAAAACAGGTCAAGGTGAAAGCAGTCTTTGTTGAGAAGGATTAA